The Lactuca sativa cultivar Salinas chromosome 2, Lsat_Salinas_v11, whole genome shotgun sequence genome includes the window gatgtgattcttagttatgttatttttggtagtgtcataattttctaagtaaggaaagattctcatcgcccaaatttcaattggacagaaacttggaatcatacaacttgtattgtataatgtatggaaatcttggtacttaagtAATTaatactaattccttgttcacataagtatgCGAGTCAAGTGAAGAACTAAAGGAAGTAGTACaaaatgttgtgcactagtcaagtccaccataaataataataacattatttgtcatgatttactaaaggtctagtatatatggttatacttacaatattaagtgtaattctgaatcattgaaaagtttcaatgaatggcagaacgaataagtagaatcaatgaaggcagaaagataaaaagtttctccaatctaagaagaagggatagtaCTTTTTATCGTGTTTTGTGATCGTCTTGGTAATCATAAGAACCATATTACAATTTATCCTCTAAGGATAGCTTAGTGCACTGGTTTGGCTAAGAAAAGGAACggagaattgttgaaatggttatatcaataagatgtatcgtacttcgttccaaaatcaagtcttagagctatactccaagattgtgacttgagtgacataatcttaagtaggaatgttcttacacttgcacattttggtaagttgtgatgtcttgaataagacacataccaactagtaccaaattacgtgtaggttttgtcttgatatagacatacactaactcttggatatttgtttgtcaagaaatgttttcttgacaagagaatctaatATGCCAAGAGGCcagtgggagtctaaagatcttgaaaagtttcaagaacaaatcaagaagtaaacctattaaacactagcacacgaatttagctttataacctatcgtgttgaattttttttatttctatgtCATTCCAGTAAATTTACTTATGCATAAGAGTTCTACGAGTTCTAAATTGGCTGCATAAGGGAAAACACCTTGTTTAATGAAATtacattgactggcataggtgagctgctaaataacttggaagcaatggtgggactcttgatgacaagaaattaagaatgaacaagttctgtccataagagtttgaattcgtCACAAACATTattttatgattatgtttatgacaaatccacatggataggaacacatgcaccataaaatctaagtgtcataaggtttctctccttcatgaaaatgattgtgaggaaacgctttcactaagatagattttaaggagatagtgattatgtaaattgcattctcaaattcgattatgattacagcatccctcttcatagttcgaattatgagatttggcaattagtctgaacatttgggacttagtaatataagttctgaattaatttagacacacatgtgtgttgTCTgaagaaaggtgtatgagtttgagaagcttagtaaaggcttatcgaagcatatcgtatttaaaatatgaactttggaattCAGTAAGTATTGTCTTTTAGAAGTCCAACtattttctgaatacgtgtcaaagctagtgggagcataaatgttatactGTGataaataattatcatgttagtgggagcatgattattatttaagtattgcaagttggcaattaattatagaaaaacaaaagtttcattttgcaaagttgcaggggttaaaAAGTTGTttctgctataattaagggagagaatgttgtacttcgtttccaatctaaaagcttagatcgagaaattttaatagaATTTAGtctaggatatatttattatttgcattctcaaagttcgattatgactCCGgcgtccctcttcatagttcaaattttaagaacacggcaaatagaaatattatggcaatattatagcaagaaactggtaaagtatcacgtttttcattatgaatcgtatcccacatgcttcgggtataggatcgattgcatatgttgtaatattagaccgttctaaaattttccaaatgcctagggaatttaGAGGGAAAAATGGAATTGAACCgggtttgactaaaataattaaacaactgtcaaggacaatctaaggtttgccaatgattggtcgcttgtggacagttggaagtatagtcatggatggaccatattgacattattatgaatagataggactctatttagaatgagatagcatatgacaaatatggaaatgtttccttattgggagttggacattaagaatctatgtctagattagaaacttctatgcaagaagggtgttcaaaggaatgtactttgaatgtgagacttcatgactatggaattgtcttgtaacaatctccaatagagcactttgtaatttcattggaaaAGTATTGGTGACTTTGGCGctatgatattacgaaaggaccgttgcataaaatgttagaatctaacatattctataggTGGCAAGAATTCGGTATTCTTATATTTGtggtaaggattgggaattgtgaaatgagtgtgattgaaaatgttattcagttatactatttcacaaagtaaggaccataggtaaacaaagtgtgcatgctaagagcattggATAATTGTTATTATAATTCAAGTacgaagttgattacccgaaacaacaaataatgagtaatcaatatggtgattaaataaaatgtgttttaattatactcaaaagtttggggccatatacgattagtattattcttgtggttcacttttcatgttttgacttcccgaataatacgattattcaaaccctccacaatcgctcattctttggaagtaggaatgaatgaagattgtcatgaatccgtctgtagattgACTAAAGCGTTTAGTCATAGTATAAGTTTGTtatagagttcatgagtgctgctataagattaCAGTATTTGATTAAACCCACGCCCACTTGATCgcttcatgaattttatcacgagtgattggtgagacgataatatattatattcttgaaaccgagatgtgtgagttgtatcttacgagttggttacacattgataatatgtaaacgaccagtaacttggtgttataaaatgtattgttgtgtgtgattcggtgagtaagtacaagcgagcattgagtcaaattttatccattccttttacccaaagtgggataaaagcgatatatgtgggcccctcgatgatttagtgatgacagcctaagcgcttggccaagccgggactaagttgatgcgTTCAATtgtagtcagtcgtcataaatcggaaatcgggaaacaacacatgaacagagagtatgattaaagTCCATGtatcagttcatacgatatctagaatggaggaatatatgatcccttacctaaaggacaagttgctgataagatcagagttcgacaacgtctttgagagctacgattgctaatcggattgtacttacattatagttactagacttatccaagtgggagactgttggattaatgtttaagcccgtaaactatatttggtatgtatttaacccggttgtgcatggttcttttgggttgcgttcaccaaagcaacttgataggatgatttatgtataaagaggattaattatgatttattaatatattatatgaataatatactaaaggagaaatcatattatttaattaatatttgtcaagagttaattgatagttagttttgtgactaaaagacattaactaAACTTAGGgcactagaattgtaattataagataattgcaattgggctagctatggattaccttggaacATAGATTGGACGAATCCTATGGGAAGACCATAAGGAATTCATCTAAGGGGTGTTCTAAAGggattccatgggctgcttagggcctaagcagtcaaattagggtttcctagttgaaaaccctaatagcctcactatataaagatccatatggccccaaaaacgtggtgaactctcttggaagaaccctaggtcgtttttggtgctcctcctccttctcataagtcattctcttgcttgcggtgtttgtaagccattagaggagtgacatttgtgactctaagcaccaaagaaagaagattgaagagattcaagccattctacaagaggtaatcatctagatatgCTCTTATGTGATAATGTCGAAAtgcatatgctagattagggttcttgagtCTTAGATGAATCGCATGTAcagtagagaaacctagatccaagctttagggtttgcatgagcacataggatgttcttttgtataaaacccatcaaatatgaCTAATTATCTTGGTCACATCTCCTAATACTAATAATTAATGAACAACTAACATAATGATCATATAATTAGTGAAcacataactaattaaatatattcgaATTATGAACGATATGATGTAGTGATTTCTTGTCAATGGTCATGACAATCAATCAAAACATAATATGGATATATAATACTATCTAACACAGTCAAAGTCATCGATTAATATGTAACTTACCCTAGGATATGGTCAACCTCTAGTCCTAATAGTTTAATGGTCATAAACTAATTAAGATCCAAGTTAATGTAATTTGATTGGTCATCTTAATACATGAAACTCAACAATAGgcaataaaaatcataactttaacatAAAAGGTACGACAATCAATTGAACACAAGTATTAACCAAACTCACATAATTCCAACTAACGAAATCAAAACATATTCAACTAGGGTTCATTAAGATCTAGTGAATGTAAAGGTTTTTACACCATATTTAATAAACTAAAGAAGAAAAACATCACCAAAAGATTGCTAGACGTGATCATCAAGCAAACCCAAAGTGAAGTCTCGATACGATAGTGATTGAATCCTCAAATCCTTGCTCCAATTCAATCTCTAGCTTCAAAATCGACCCTTAGAGGGTTTTTCGACTTCAAAACGAAGTAAAAGTTGAACCTATATCCCCCAAAGGATACATACCGATTAAGGTTGGAAATTTCATGTTTTCATAGATTCTTTGGCACCACGACATGGTCGAAGTCTTGCCACGCCGTGGGAGATGGAATCTTCCCGTccacaaatttttttgtttttcccCACCGTAGAATCAATGGTTGGGGCGGTGGGAGGCATAGGGGAATGATATGGTCGAGAGCCTGGTATTCTCGAAAATGAATCTTCAATAAGATAGACCTTGTGTATTTCCCTTTTCCCATCTCTAAGGTGATGAGAATTCAGATTTTGATGTTTGATGCAACTATGATGTGGTACATCATAGGTTCGACAACCATGACTTGAGAATAAATAAAAGAAAGTAGATGGTCTGGGGGGAAGGAATGTCAATGGGAGGATATCGACAAATGGAGATTGGAGAACAATAACCATTTTGAATACAGGTGGGGTAGTAGTCGACAAAAAAGCTGCCTTAGGTGGCAAGTAACTGTTGAGGAAGAAGAGATGCTGGTTGACATAAAGTTTAGAGGTCCAGGTATTAACTTAATGGTTAGAGCCTAATTCCATGATCAGTTGAAAATTTTGATGCCTTTCTCATTAACATAatgccaatatatatatatacatacatgggTTTTTTAGATAAGGAAAGTATTCCACAAACTAGCCTAACAATTATCTGTAagatactaggtgtgagactcatatattacatgggtttattttaaagaaaaaataaaatacaaaattctAAACATCTGAGAagtatgaatttataagaaagatgagaaaatattgaattataaaaattaaagtgtatttttttctcttttaaatttaaacaaataatttagataaataaataaagaaaattaatgaatctttaatttagtaatttgaaATTAGAAATAAaatccattaatgaaattgatatgcatttattattgtatttaaatactatttaaaatttaaaaatatgaaaaaaccataaaatgacatgtggaataagcattaatttaaaataaccagaaaattacatgtggcaaaataaaTGAGACTGTGACTTGTTTCTCAGTTGCCTAAAAGATAAAGTTTACATCTTCAATTGTCTCTAATTCCTTGTATTTTCTCAATCCTTTATAATAGTTTTTCTGTATTTTGTGGTGTTTTACCTTGTATTCTTCGATCTTTCATGTTCAAAATGATTATCAGAATAACTCCAATCGAGATCAATGGAGCAGCAACAATAGCAACAATGGATGACTCGCTTATTTTGGCCTTTTCGATTCAATGGAACTACAACAATGGAAACCCAATAAGTTTTGGGAAGAATCAGGATTCTAAGGTTTGGTATGTTGTAAAATATTTGTGGGATTCATTGTTGTTAAGAAATTCCTGAAACATCCCTATAAATATAACGCAAATAGGGTTTGTAAATGTTgactgtaaagaagaagaagaaggtgataaTGTATAAATGGACTTGCAGTTCTTGAAGAAACCTGCATTCCCTAAAAGAATTTGGGATTCCGCCGTTTAGATCGAAGTAATGGAGATCAAGAATTTGTTGAAGTTCAACAGACCTACAACATACTCGCGGAGATGGATTCAAGATTTCAAGTTCTTTGGTCTTTCACTCTCCtcaataattattaattattaattaaatagagGGGTATAAATGTCCAATGCACAATTTTTTCAGTGTATGAATAAAAACTCCCAATGGAAATATCAGAACCCTTATTTATTAGGGAGAATATACAAAGATACATGATATATGTCTAATTAATACAAACATTAAACCATTAAACTATTATGAgagtatttaatatttttttaggtAGCAAATCCATATGGAACCATTAATTTTGATTGtagaaaattgaaagaaaaaaaaaaaaaaaaacaaaaacaaaacaaaaggaaGTATCAAATATAATATCATATGGAACCATTAATCTTGATTATTACACCTAAAACGATCAGGAAAACAACCATTTTCATGCAACATTATCACACATCGGAAACATAGCAAGAGGACGTAACTCAAAGTCAACGTAGACATTTAGGTTATTAAATATCTCCTTAAATACACACAAATTACCATTTATTAGAATCTAAAGCCAAAATGGTGCTTAGGTTCATGGGATTCATGTACTTAGTTGATCCCATCATAATCTGATCCACGATAATTCTGTTTGCCTTCTCCGACGGATGGAATGCATCCCAAAACGCATACTGATCCCTGTTTGGACATAAGTTCGACATCGGGGTACAAAGTCCAATCCCATTGTAAGGCCCTTGCCCGCAACATGCTATTTTTGAAGTAACAAATCCTACACACAAATCATGAAAAAATGTTTATTTGCAAACAACAATATCAACAATATTTTACTTAATTATTGGTTATTCATCAAAACTTGGTATTTTTTATCTGGTAACTCACCATAAGCTCTTGGATTACTCATAAAATCGTTGTGCATCTGCTTTGTGTTTACTCCGATAAACACATGACTGCCGAGTTCATTATTCAAACTAGTAAGCATATCGTCTAATTGTGGGTTGTACAACGATGAAGCCTTTTGAAGCTCAGCTGCGCATTCACCATTTCTGCTATGTTGAGCCAGTTCTGCCGGCACGCACCCCAATGGACCCGTTCCCGTCACGAGTACCTTGCGTGCACCCAAATCATAGAGCCTCTGCATTCAGTGAAAATGTATAAAGCTATTGCACCATATTTGATGGATCGAATCTTCCAGTCGTTAAGGAGTAAAGAGAGAGATTCAAATGCATACCtttaaaatctttttgtattcgGAGATGATGAAAGGAACGTAATTCTGGAGACTGTATTGACGGGAGCGTGCAGACATCGGGACTAAGTAATAATTGTTAACGAAGTCATTGCCACCAAGTGTCACGAGGACCAGCGCATTGTGTACGAGTTGCTTAGTCTTTTCAGCTCCTATAAGTGCACTAACTCGTTGTTGGTATTCTTTGAAGTACTCTAGTTGCAATGGAGCCCGGACAATGTTCACCTGAAGAAAACAATATCTGATATATTTGTTAGCCAAATACGAGTATTTGTAAGAGAACTAGTATATAAACAAGTTAATGGAAAGTCGTACGAATTGGATTCCAGTGTCATTCAGTATTCCAATCCCGGCGGATGCAAAGTTGGCACCAATAAGAAGCTTTTGCCCGTTGAGCTCCGGACTCAAGTATGGCAGTGTTGGCTCGGATCCTATGCGCATACCTGTACATGGTTAACCTTAATTACGTCAAGTAAACATTTGGAATGAGTTGAATGCAATGGTAACTAGAACCGAAACTTAACTGATAAGGTCGGGAATGTTGTAGCCATTGGAGAAACGTCCAGTGGCTCGATGCGTAGGGTGATCAATGCCATAAGGAGGTGCATCAGCTCGGGCAGATGTAACCAGGTAATTGTTGTTGCCGCTGTCAACTAACGAGTCTCCAAACACGAAGAATGCACGTGGGTCTGCTTCGGCTCTAGGAGCGAAGACTTCTAATGCCAAGAAGATAAAAACGACCAGTAGACTTGAGAAACCCGAAGAAACAGCCATGAGCGATCGAATTCGTTTTTGAGACAAGATCGACTGTTGTTTGTGGCTGGTTTGCGGATATGAAACAAGTGATGGGGTTTTATAGGGTTTTAGTAACGGAGAAAGAGTACTAATGCTTCAAGTTTGAGAAGTTCTCATGGTTTCAGTTAGTTGCAGAGAGATATGAGGCCAATAATGGTACTGAGAAGCTGGGAAACAAAGGTGGTTGAATTTTATTAAATTGGACAGTTGGTTTATTGGCTTTAGGTAATTATATATCATCAATCAATATGACATTTTAAGAAGTTGTATAATTCACCAAACCGAAGCTTTTTAATATTATACCGAAAATGTAGCTAGCTTTTCCGGTAGTTGGTGTTGTAGAAATTACATATTTACCCAAATTACTAAAAGTTGTAAATTTATTCTTTGTTACATGCTGAACATACATCAAGAATCAAGTGACATAATGAGTTAGAACAGGCCTCGGATGATTATAGTCATGATTCAAGAATCAAGAAGGTGCTGGTTTTGACCATTCGAGACTTTTGTGACGCATTCTTGTCATTGTAGTATAAAGCTCTAGGTAGCTAGCACATGCCACCACAAAGGACTGAAAGGGAACTTACAACACTCAAATTAATGTTCCTTTCACTGCTGTCAAAATTTATTACTATCACAAAAATCAACATAAACAAGTACATTTCCTGTTCTATACGAATCCCAATGCAAATTTATCAATTTTGTAGTAATTTTCACAAGATATAGAATGTTgataaaattatattttgttttattgtcttgttaaatatgttttaaacattaattacaaaaaaaaaaaggttaaataGTCAAAGAAaatgtgtaacatccaaaaatttcaacaaatttaaacttttcaaaaacaacccaatttcattaagttattacaaaaaggttttcgatacatctattatcagagtattttctcagaaccacatcataaacacagaaaACATGAGAAGCGGTACGATCATGTCTTTGCCTTGTCACGgttcctgaagtacctgaaacattaaaccacaactgtaagcccgaaagcttagtgagatacccccaaaataccaaccatatatgtcatacacataacatatcataacataacagaacaaccatgcacttcgggtctactgtgtgactggtccgccgcaccgggccttcagtccacgtggtccaccctccgagtctagccatatacatcgagtctgcagtgtggttggtccgcccgcaccgagccttcaacccatctggtccactctctgagtttacagtatgattggtctgcccacaccgggccttcagtcggcctggtccactctccgagcctcggcacgtctggtccaccctcgtAGGGCCTATAGCCTAACCGGACccctcgttgggccttcggaatatccggtacGCCCTGactatgttggcctacagcacaaagcaagacccgcctcaacccaaccccagttaacacaccatgtgcacataaacatataatcatatcacaattaatcaccaatcaaccgatcaagcagatcacatacatagcatactctgaccaggataccgacctaaccggtcactaacatagcatcatcctatgttCCAGGATTCCGatcttaaccaggtctctaacatataccatcctaactaccaggatgcaaacgtATAGCGAAGCAATAACATagcaactacccggatttccatctgataaagggccggccttggtgccgtaccgctgactgaaaagataagatcacgctgctccaacctccgacacgaactccaccactgatcaataccaaaagactgaactcaataaataccaaaataccccagGAAGTCAACTGTACaggtcttggtcaaagtcaaagtcctcagtcaaagtcaaccttcctgactgactctactcgccgagtcaacccactgactcgtcgagtccctatactcagaaactctcaatccatgactcaactcgctgagtggccccaaaactcgccgagtccaacaaactctgagacctttctcgctcaactcaccgagtcgtacctcgactcaccgattcacagctcaaccaaaaagattaggacttcacgaccagactcgccgagtccaaggcaacattcaacatactcgccaagttgttcttccaactcgtcaagtccctacctatcttcatccaactcgccgagtccacccatgcgactcgccgagtatctCCAGCTCTTTACCCATGAAGTGGCTTTCTAAGCCATGCTggggctcaaatccatagatctatcCTTCTTCAAGTTATCCATcatataaagttgcaaactttacgtgatatcaAGGAGATATAgactcaaaacacactagggcttgggtttagacaaaaaggggcttcaccaatcaTCCAAGGACTGAAACTTTATGCACTTAGGACTCAAAAGAGGTTCAGATCTAAAGTTTCAGCTTTAGATCTAGCTTCTTTAACATTTACCTTAACCaaggaaaaccctagcctccacatatgaatgattctagaagaaaaggtcAAGGTAACAGCTTAATACCTCACAAATGTGTCCCAAACTGGAGTGGGTTCTGGatccacacgaaatccttgatggTTGCCTCTTGCTCTTCAAGTCTCCTCCACCAAATTCACTTCTCAAAGCTCCAAACACTCTCCAAGCTCTCACTCacggctattagggtttatgggACTCAAAGGGAATGTAGAGAGGCTgaagagagggtattatgttctttatatatggcacaaaatccggattagggtttttctcattccagcaccaactcactgagtccagcctccgactcgccgagttggtcacttaacgcgTGACTAGAAtcgtgactcgactcgtcgagtctatccatcgactcgccgagtcggccttcCTCATTTACACTAAGAGCCCTGAACTttcacttctgaactcggggtgttataattctcccccacttaaattaggcttcgtcctcgaagcctgctgcggCACACAATTCCGGATAATGCCCCCACAATGCACCTCCTGGTATCAACCGACCCAGGTTCCTCCAATCACTGCTAACCATCCTCTATAAAGTCCAACTCTTCCCTCCCAGAGTTACGATAACTGATTCAAGCCGGCTATCGACTTCTTCCTCTGATAACAACCCTTATTAACCAATGATCACCCGATGACACTTTCATcactccaaatctcaacaatcacttgACCCTTACCAAGCTAGATATTACCCTGAACCACTGGGTCCTGACCCGGTACCAAACTGCTACCCCTTTCCTCGACTGGCATATCCTTTATCGAATTCACTTATGGGACTCATCCCGCTTTCCTTTCCGAAACCAACTCGTTTCCTTCCAAGCTGACAGGATGGCACATCCTTCAGCTCTTGAGCAGCTCTCATGAGCTCTCCCTTGCAATCACATACGCATGTTGAATCTGCTCTAACATCCTCGGGgtggaaaacccgacacactgacgataccTTCACACATCCCCATGAAGAATTACCGCTACATACATAACTCcctgatcacaaccatactggaaaatccaaggctccatccttgcatccccTCCGAACTCTTCTGGTTCTACACTACCGGAAatccttccgcaacctcaacagacatccaacccggatgtgtTCCCATACCACTGGTACCATCCCAGTACTTACTACCAATAGCTGAAGTACTGCCGATAATCCACTTACTCCACTTCCTCCTCTTTTGGAGTACCCACGCTCCTTCCGAAGCTACATGCCTTTCTTTTCCAGGAAATCCACTCAACAACCCTTACCGCACCTGCAGGTGCCACTGAGCTACACTTCACTCTACattatccatgtagagcaactgctattctTGAACTTCCATatactctgaatctgctcgcaaggactctcgggtccatgcaccgctttccactaacatgatcaatgcttggggccagaccatatcaattATCATCCCCTGGTGACGCTTTTTCCTCATTCTCCTCGTACCAATCCACTAACATatatagagtcttcagcatgactggaccgccttaccaggccttcagtctatctggaccactctcggaaccttcagcatgtctggaccgccctcctgggccttcagcctatctggaccgttctcaGAACCTTTAGTAGGTCTGGACCACCTcttcgggccttcagcctgtctggaccattccctgagccttcggcctgactggtacgccttccggacttcagtctatccagaccgctccAAAAACTATCGTCCGCCACCCTGAGCCATCCTCCCGGGACTTTCACTTGCACATACTGtactagccctctaggggttccgaactctcgtTCCAATCCCggaatcctttccatggcctaaacccAGGCGTCACATCAACCATTACTTTTCCTGAATCCATGGCCTGCTCCCTGTCCCTACTTgcctgtcacttactcataccagctcGTGCTCTTGGTTGACTGGAACACTGCTGAAACCCAAACAGCTAATTGACCTCTCACACTGTCGATCcccctgagaattttccaattcttccCACCTAGGACACCGACTTCCAACCACCAGTGACTTAACTGGCATAAAACAATTATCCTTGCTCAACATACTCCTCGTATCCACAAACTGGTTTCCTCGGAAATGAGCAACCTCCACAAAATCATTTTCCGACATCGCGCCTCACGAACTCTAAAGGAGTCCGACTCCCCGTCGAACACTTCTCAAATCCCAATTGCTATACCCGACAATCAGACCATACAACCAaattcttgttggattagtgtctaaggctgtaactatatttggtaagtacttgacccggttatgcatggtccttttgggttgccttcaccatagcaacttgacaggatgatttgttaagagagaagagatattattgttaatatattatgagaataatatattaaaggaataatattgtaatttgattaatataattcatatattaattaagaattaatttggtgacttaaagaggttaattgaataaaggggcatatttctcaccctctcccctctctctcaagatcatccccTTGCTAgctggtgtttgtaagccattagaggagtgacaattgtgactctaagctccaagaagaagaagtatcaagcaagtaatccaaggtattgttctagatccaatttcatatgatttgattcaattgtttacattagatctagtattgtaagtcttggattcaatgcatgttcaattagagaaacctagatccaa containing:
- the LOC111916316 gene encoding GDSL esterase/lipase LTL1 produces the protein MAVSSGFSSLLVVFIFLALEVFAPRAEADPRAFFVFGDSLVDSGNNNYLVTSARADAPPYGIDHPTHRATGRFSNGYNIPDLISMRIGSEPTLPYLSPELNGQKLLIGANFASAGIGILNDTGIQFVNIVRAPLQLEYFKEYQQRVSALIGAEKTKQLVHNALVLVTLGGNDFVNNYYLVPMSARSRQYSLQNYVPFIISEYKKILKRLYDLGARKVLVTGTGPLGCVPAELAQHSRNGECAAELQKASSLYNPQLDDMLTSLNNELGSHVFIGVNTKQMHNDFMSNPRAYGFVTSKIACCGQGPYNGIGLCTPMSNLCPNRDQYAFWDAFHPSEKANRIIVDQIMMGSTKYMNPMNLSTILALDSNKW